The Clostridium sp. AWRP genome has a window encoding:
- a CDS encoding MFS transporter, whose translation MSSISRRIEKLPVTPMLWTVLFLSGIGWMFDAMDQGMMAGVMASIGKSWKLTPADLGLLGSASAVGMAIGAAVAGMVADKYGRRTVVTFTLVLYGLASAVSGISPNFSILLLLRFLTGLGLGGELPAASTLVSEFSPAKSRGRMVVLLESFWAWGWIAAALIAYLLIPIYGWRIGFFLGGIPALYAAYLRRNIPESPRYLEQKGRLEEADGIVRKMEQQAGIINNEIAVTDLPKNKKMSSITLADLWSKAYFRRTIVLWVLWLGINFGYYGFVLWTPTLLVGKGFSLVKGFEFTLIMSIAQLPGYYSAAYLIEKIGRKVVLVVYLIGTSLSAYLFGQATSSVTVLVFGCLLYFFSLGAWGAVYAYTPEVYPTRVRGSGAGWAAAIGRIGAIAAPYIVGLVYETKGKQVGFTYVFLMLTIVFAVVAVVVALVGIETKGRTLDEINVS comes from the coding sequence ATGAGTAGTATTTCGCGAAGGATTGAAAAATTGCCAGTTACACCCATGCTTTGGACAGTGCTGTTTTTGTCAGGCATCGGATGGATGTTTGATGCCATGGATCAAGGCATGATGGCTGGTGTAATGGCTTCAATTGGCAAGTCATGGAAGCTTACTCCTGCCGATTTAGGCTTACTCGGAAGTGCTTCAGCAGTGGGAATGGCTATTGGTGCCGCTGTAGCTGGAATGGTCGCTGACAAATATGGTAGAAGAACAGTTGTTACATTTACCCTTGTTCTATATGGATTAGCCAGTGCTGTATCCGGTATTTCTCCTAACTTTAGTATATTATTGTTGCTGCGATTTTTAACTGGATTAGGGCTAGGTGGAGAGCTGCCAGCAGCATCTACTTTGGTTAGTGAATTTTCACCTGCTAAATCCCGCGGTAGGATGGTTGTTTTGTTAGAAAGTTTCTGGGCTTGGGGATGGATTGCTGCAGCTTTAATTGCTTACCTTTTGATACCGATATATGGATGGCGTATTGGATTTTTCTTAGGAGGAATACCAGCACTGTATGCAGCCTATCTAAGAAGAAATATTCCAGAATCTCCTCGATACTTGGAACAGAAAGGACGTTTGGAAGAAGCAGATGGAATTGTACGTAAAATGGAACAACAAGCTGGAATAATTAATAATGAAATAGCTGTAACCGATTTGCCCAAAAATAAAAAAATGAGTAGTATCACTCTTGCTGATTTATGGTCCAAAGCCTATTTTAGGCGTACCATTGTTCTGTGGGTTCTATGGTTAGGTATTAATTTTGGATATTATGGTTTTGTTTTATGGACTCCAACCTTGCTTGTTGGCAAAGGATTCAGCTTAGTAAAGGGATTCGAATTTACATTAATCATGAGCATTGCTCAGCTGCCTGGATATTACAGTGCAGCCTATCTAATAGAAAAGATTGGACGTAAAGTAGTTCTAGTGGTCTACCTAATAGGTACTTCCTTATCAGCATATTTATTTGGTCAAGCAACATCTTCAGTTACTGTGCTTGTTTTTGGATGCCTACTTTACTTTTTCAGTCTAGGAGCTTGGGGCGCAGTGTACGCTTATACACCGGAAGTTTATCCTACACGTGTTAGAGGCAGTGGAGCCGGTTGGGCAGCTGCAATTGGCCGAATTGGTGCCATCGCTGCTCCTTACATAGTTGGATTGGTATATGAAACTAAAGGTAAACAAGTTGGCTTTACTTATGTCTTTCTTATGCTAACTATAGTGTTCGCAGTAGTTGCAGTAGTAGTTGCTCTAGTTGGTATTGAAACTAAAGGTCGAACTCTTGATGAAATCAATGTGTCTTAA
- a CDS encoding YbaK/EbsC family protein, which yields MSLESVQQYFKDNNLSLEIIEMGQSTATVELAANALGVEPALIAKTMAFKLKDRNILILSEGDARIDNRKFKDYFHTKATMLSADEVLESTGHPVGGVCPFGLKTQMDTYLDESLKKFEYVYPAAGSRNSAVKITPGELSKVTSGTWVDVCK from the coding sequence ATGAGTTTAGAAAGTGTACAACAGTATTTCAAAGATAACAATTTATCCCTTGAAATAATCGAAATGGGTCAAAGTACTGCTACCGTTGAATTAGCAGCTAACGCTCTTGGAGTTGAGCCTGCTTTAATAGCTAAAACTATGGCCTTTAAATTAAAAGATAGAAATATACTTATATTATCAGAAGGCGATGCAAGAATTGACAATAGAAAATTTAAAGATTATTTTCACACAAAAGCCACGATGCTAAGCGCTGATGAAGTACTTGAATCTACTGGGCATCCAGTAGGAGGAGTTTGTCCATTTGGATTAAAAACTCAAATGGACACTTATCTTGATGAATCACTTAAAAAATTTGAATATGTATATCCTGCTGCTGGATCACGTAACTCTGCTGTAAAAATTACCCCAGGAGAACTATCAAAGGTAACTTCTGGCACATGGGTTGATGTATGTAAATAA